In the Solanum pennellii chromosome 5, SPENNV200 genome, one interval contains:
- the LOC107018937 gene encoding MADS-box protein 04g005320 isoform X1, translating into MGRGKVELKRIENKINRQVTFAKRRNGLLKKAYELSILCDAEIALIIFSSRGKLYEFCSNSSMSKTLERYHRYNYGTLEGTQTSSDSQNNYQEYLKLKTRVEVLQQSQRHLLGEDLGQLGTKDLEQLERQLDSSLRQIRSTKTQHILDQLAELQQKEQSLTEMNKSLRIKLEELGVTFQTSWHCGEQSVQYRHEQPSQHEGFFQHVNCNNTLPISYRYDNVQPENAAPSTHDATGVVPGWML; encoded by the exons ATGGGTAGAGGGAAAGTAGAATTGAAGAGAATTGAGAACAAAATAAATAGACAAGTTACCTTTGCAAAGAGAAGAAATGGACTCCTAAAGAAAGCTTATGAACTTTCTATACTTTGTGATGCTGAAATTGCTCTTATTATTTTCTCTAGTCGTGGCAAGCTTTATGAATTTTGCAGCAATTCAAG TATGTCCAAGACATTGGAGAGATACCACAGATACAATTATGGTACACTTGAAGGAACCCAAACTTCATCAGATTCACAg AACAACTACCAAGAGTATTTGAAGCTTAAAACAAGAGTGGAAGTGTTACAACAGTCTCAAAG gcATTTGCTAGGTGAGGATTTGGGACAATTGGGCACAAAAGACTTGGAACAGCTTGAACGTCAATTGGATTCATCATTGAGGCAAATTAGGTCAACAAAG aCACAACACATTCTTGATCAACTTGCTGAACTTCAACAAAAG GAACAATCTCTTACTGAAATGAACAAATCTTTGAGAATAAAG ttggAAGAACTTGGTGTTACCTTTCAAACATCATGGCATTGTGGTGAGCAAAGTGTACAATATAGACATGAACAGCCTTCTCAGCATGAGGGATTTTTTCAACATGTAAATTGCAATAATACATTGCCTATAAG TTACAGATACGATAACGTACAACCCGAGAATGCAGCACCATCAACACATGATGCTACTGGAGTTGTACCTGGATGGATGCTTTGA
- the LOC107018937 gene encoding MADS-box protein 04g005320 isoform X2 — translation MGRGKVELKRIENKINRQVTFAKRRNGLLKKAYELSILCDAEIALIIFSSRGKLYEFCSNSSMSKTLERYHRYNYGTLEGTQTSSDSQNNYQEYLKLKTRVEVLQQSQRHLLGEDLGQLGTKDLEQLERQLDSSLRQIRSTKTQHILDQLAELQQKEQSLTEMNKSLRIKLEELGVTFQTSWHCGEQSVQYRHEQPSQHEGFFQHVNCNNTLPIRYDNVQPENAAPSTHDATGVVPGWML, via the exons ATGGGTAGAGGGAAAGTAGAATTGAAGAGAATTGAGAACAAAATAAATAGACAAGTTACCTTTGCAAAGAGAAGAAATGGACTCCTAAAGAAAGCTTATGAACTTTCTATACTTTGTGATGCTGAAATTGCTCTTATTATTTTCTCTAGTCGTGGCAAGCTTTATGAATTTTGCAGCAATTCAAG TATGTCCAAGACATTGGAGAGATACCACAGATACAATTATGGTACACTTGAAGGAACCCAAACTTCATCAGATTCACAg AACAACTACCAAGAGTATTTGAAGCTTAAAACAAGAGTGGAAGTGTTACAACAGTCTCAAAG gcATTTGCTAGGTGAGGATTTGGGACAATTGGGCACAAAAGACTTGGAACAGCTTGAACGTCAATTGGATTCATCATTGAGGCAAATTAGGTCAACAAAG aCACAACACATTCTTGATCAACTTGCTGAACTTCAACAAAAG GAACAATCTCTTACTGAAATGAACAAATCTTTGAGAATAAAG ttggAAGAACTTGGTGTTACCTTTCAAACATCATGGCATTGTGGTGAGCAAAGTGTACAATATAGACATGAACAGCCTTCTCAGCATGAGGGATTTTTTCAACATGTAAATTGCAATAATACATTGCCTATAAG ATACGATAACGTACAACCCGAGAATGCAGCACCATCAACACATGATGCTACTGGAGTTGTACCTGGATGGATGCTTTGA
- the LOC107018937 gene encoding MADS-box protein 04g005320 isoform X3, with protein sequence MGRGKVELKRIENKINRQVTFAKRRNGLLKKAYELSILCDAEIALIIFSSRGKLYEFCSNSSMSKTLERYHRYNYGTLEGTQTSSDSQNNYQEYLKLKTRVEVLQQSQRHLLGEDLGQLGTKDLEQLERQLDSSLRQIRSTKTQHILDQLAELQQKEQSLTEMNKSLRIKLEELGVTFQTSWHCGEQSVQYRHEQPSQHEGFFQHVNCNNTLPISTINT encoded by the exons ATGGGTAGAGGGAAAGTAGAATTGAAGAGAATTGAGAACAAAATAAATAGACAAGTTACCTTTGCAAAGAGAAGAAATGGACTCCTAAAGAAAGCTTATGAACTTTCTATACTTTGTGATGCTGAAATTGCTCTTATTATTTTCTCTAGTCGTGGCAAGCTTTATGAATTTTGCAGCAATTCAAG TATGTCCAAGACATTGGAGAGATACCACAGATACAATTATGGTACACTTGAAGGAACCCAAACTTCATCAGATTCACAg AACAACTACCAAGAGTATTTGAAGCTTAAAACAAGAGTGGAAGTGTTACAACAGTCTCAAAG gcATTTGCTAGGTGAGGATTTGGGACAATTGGGCACAAAAGACTTGGAACAGCTTGAACGTCAATTGGATTCATCATTGAGGCAAATTAGGTCAACAAAG aCACAACACATTCTTGATCAACTTGCTGAACTTCAACAAAAG GAACAATCTCTTACTGAAATGAACAAATCTTTGAGAATAAAG ttggAAGAACTTGGTGTTACCTTTCAAACATCATGGCATTGTGGTGAGCAAAGTGTACAATATAGACATGAACAGCCTTCTCAGCATGAGGGATTTTTTCAACATGTAAATTGCAATAATACATTGCCTATAAG CACCATCAACACATGA